One Pseudomonas sp. MH9.2 DNA segment encodes these proteins:
- the gmtY gene encoding gamma-mobile-trio recombinase GmtY — protein MINTETVVVQDKIRACTPTILLIVGVSPFQPLLEFFRERCLSISAERTYAQAVGRFIEWLSIRTDEFKETSKRSLLYTAFVYDLRFGTYQDGHDAHGLHWSPTTHQNLKRLTRALLEFTDWLSERYGAMMLNPIHHQASFTDQLIFWRKWDNKKASSLLASIKSRPGSAFEAMAGRQAGIPRSRNDVLPEAKAYPSECIDDLLWCGFINPGKQNDPRPWVKYNLRDILITLLCAYGGCRASEPLHLWADDVFVDPSASDMALVLIHEPSDGMVCYTDPISGNQLKTSRGDFLQRFCSGRKPLTLETGRRHAGWKGCLLTHAERKAFQVFWIDKNAGRLFLTLWRLYIQHVRPVTPRAPWAFLTKDAQPLGVKGFDDSFRAAVRRADLIPAKWAGTSSHGLRHRYGQWLNELGLGDKEGQVAMHHLNAKSQEVYRQMSLAQVADAIDRRLSVSTLPFFKESESRIANAPDMPT, from the coding sequence ATGATCAATACGGAGACTGTTGTCGTTCAAGACAAAATTCGTGCTTGTACGCCCACGATATTGCTCATTGTGGGCGTTTCTCCTTTTCAGCCGTTGTTGGAATTCTTTCGGGAAAGATGTCTGTCTATTTCGGCCGAGCGTACCTACGCCCAAGCAGTTGGTCGGTTCATTGAGTGGTTGTCCATTCGTACGGATGAATTCAAAGAGACATCGAAACGTAGTCTCCTGTACACCGCATTCGTGTATGACCTACGTTTCGGTACCTATCAGGACGGTCACGATGCCCATGGTCTCCACTGGTCGCCCACCACTCATCAGAATCTGAAGCGACTGACTCGAGCGCTATTGGAGTTTACTGACTGGCTCAGTGAGCGCTATGGCGCCATGATGCTGAACCCGATTCATCACCAAGCTTCATTTACTGATCAGCTTATATTCTGGCGCAAATGGGACAATAAGAAAGCCAGCTCTCTATTGGCTAGCATTAAGAGTCGTCCTGGATCAGCTTTTGAAGCTATGGCCGGGCGACAGGCTGGCATTCCAAGGAGCCGAAACGATGTTTTGCCAGAGGCAAAAGCCTACCCTAGCGAGTGCATAGACGACTTGCTTTGGTGTGGATTTATTAACCCAGGAAAACAGAACGACCCGCGTCCTTGGGTGAAATATAACCTGCGAGACATTCTGATCACTCTGCTTTGCGCCTATGGAGGGTGTCGAGCCTCGGAACCTCTCCATCTCTGGGCGGATGACGTCTTCGTAGACCCGAGCGCCTCTGACATGGCTCTGGTTCTGATACATGAGCCTAGTGATGGAATGGTCTGTTACACAGACCCTATTAGCGGCAATCAACTTAAAACTTCTAGAGGAGATTTCCTGCAACGCTTCTGCTCAGGACGAAAGCCTCTCACTTTAGAAACAGGGCGCAGGCATGCTGGCTGGAAAGGGTGCTTGCTTACCCATGCAGAACGAAAGGCTTTTCAGGTGTTCTGGATTGATAAGAATGCTGGGCGCCTTTTTTTAACTCTGTGGCGACTTTACATTCAGCATGTTCGGCCCGTTACACCGCGAGCGCCTTGGGCCTTTCTCACGAAGGATGCTCAGCCACTTGGGGTCAAGGGATTTGACGATTCATTCAGGGCCGCAGTTCGACGTGCCGACCTGATACCCGCCAAATGGGCTGGTACTTCGAGTCATGGACTGCGGCACCGCTATGGTCAATGGCTCAATGAGCTTGGGTTGGGCGATAAGGAAGGCCAAGTCGCCATGCATCACCTGAACGCTAAAAGCCAAGAGGTTTATCGTCAAATGAGCTTGGCTCAGGTAGCTGATGCCATTGACCGGCGGCTGTCAGTTTCGACCTTGCCATTTTTCAAGGAAAGCGAATCAAGGATAGCGAATGCCCCAGATATGCCAACTTGA
- a CDS encoding VPA1269 family protein encodes MLQLWSCGAVAWPVMEQVPFGNIPLMLKNAGFTEGPLSYLTTIRAYLNRGGSDDPTTFRFVLDQILSRVGIVTIGDLTPKTFYLSEERSRKGKLRSLGIQAVLSVVRDEHYKQTIGWTPEDFGFLQANLARMVRDDNFTWLISKDPAMTEWAKLGIEHLQTNPTNFYSRKWAVKHFLDYYLEHPELPRNPAEYFDIRLRPAALFNIPGRKGLKSMPVIYEFLNQVLFKVCALPGHNEVPILMPGFANPLPKPSYKSTNLGETHREAMPTRLISLAMHILMDNDFAWAKEVGRIKDVFRRLNPETGEFETIWSPIRVYAILMKLLLPARTYQVRMLDSGEGDTYRYRGDGMWETNMRALHPSASGELVERGVFRRYTRKDGSEGAIFYFNTNKTADIDSSVMGYVMRWEKKDALQLLVELRNWQEKFNPVKGPSAWSDLTELKKVKHSDELLKIGSSFFLFRDPANIKRPDLPVTDVRVRGLWLKLMEEMEKRLANAGETLSDGNPIRIISTRDKKTGQPSSAVFDLHSLRVSIITAMYEEGVPPEYLMKIVGHATVLMTLYYTKLSAETLSLRIDEALIEHQRKSQSEMAGFIKRASRQELEDAFAFRHPSALDAAASGTGVGLLVMDHGICPVSASRCHEGLAVCDPAKSVTRFQAVPGGATNCSRCRFFMTGPAFLIGLEAHVNDLAYRLKKASFAFEKTQEKFDALADAYAAALDEGEPFHRQRELEIAECAFESATTEVDNIALSLQAAYALTEQCIRISAQDRGNGLSLVVVGGTGQLEAVLSEGHEFEQLNRICVNATLFDGLNINWQQPNLERARLFDRMLRNSGHESRFFLLNDEDALHVANAMAQFLYARLDASTVHALVDGRTTLRAVGLEEAFVSQLDNLKPSTFATNILGLA; translated from the coding sequence ATGTTGCAGCTCTGGTCTTGTGGTGCAGTAGCCTGGCCGGTCATGGAGCAAGTCCCATTCGGCAATATTCCGCTTATGTTAAAAAACGCGGGCTTCACCGAGGGGCCCTTATCCTATCTAACCACAATTCGCGCATACCTCAACCGAGGAGGCAGCGATGACCCAACCACTTTTCGATTCGTGCTCGACCAGATCCTGTCTCGAGTTGGAATTGTCACCATTGGTGACCTAACCCCCAAAACGTTCTACCTCAGCGAAGAACGAAGCCGGAAGGGAAAGTTACGCTCGCTCGGTATACAGGCTGTATTGAGCGTTGTACGCGATGAGCATTATAAGCAAACCATCGGCTGGACACCCGAAGACTTCGGGTTCCTCCAAGCCAATTTGGCCCGCATGGTTCGGGATGATAACTTCACCTGGCTGATTTCGAAAGATCCTGCGATGACCGAGTGGGCCAAGTTGGGCATTGAGCACCTACAGACCAATCCGACTAACTTCTATTCGCGAAAGTGGGCCGTAAAACATTTTCTGGATTACTACTTGGAGCATCCTGAGCTTCCACGTAATCCCGCTGAATATTTTGACATTCGGCTCCGGCCGGCGGCACTGTTTAATATCCCGGGACGAAAGGGTCTTAAATCCATGCCGGTCATTTATGAATTTCTCAATCAGGTGTTGTTCAAGGTCTGTGCTCTGCCAGGCCATAATGAAGTACCAATTTTGATGCCCGGCTTTGCAAATCCACTTCCCAAGCCAAGTTACAAGAGCACAAATTTAGGTGAGACGCACCGTGAAGCAATGCCAACTCGACTAATTAGCCTCGCTATGCATATTCTGATGGATAACGATTTTGCGTGGGCGAAAGAAGTGGGTCGCATTAAGGATGTCTTCCGCCGACTCAATCCCGAAACTGGAGAGTTTGAGACTATATGGAGCCCTATACGGGTTTATGCAATTCTCATGAAACTCCTGCTGCCAGCCCGAACCTACCAAGTTCGGATGCTTGATAGTGGTGAGGGGGATACCTATCGCTATCGAGGTGATGGGATGTGGGAGACGAACATGCGCGCCCTCCATCCATCCGCTAGCGGAGAACTCGTAGAGCGCGGAGTATTCCGGCGATATACCCGAAAAGACGGGAGTGAAGGTGCGATATTTTACTTCAATACGAACAAGACGGCTGATATAGATAGTAGTGTGATGGGCTATGTTATGCGTTGGGAAAAGAAGGACGCGTTGCAATTGCTAGTTGAGCTAAGAAACTGGCAGGAGAAGTTCAATCCAGTAAAAGGGCCCTCCGCGTGGTCAGACCTTACTGAACTGAAAAAAGTAAAACATTCCGATGAGTTGTTGAAAATTGGGTCTAGTTTCTTTTTGTTTCGAGACCCTGCCAATATAAAGCGCCCGGATTTACCGGTAACCGACGTTCGAGTACGCGGGCTTTGGCTGAAGCTAATGGAGGAGATGGAAAAGCGACTGGCAAATGCTGGTGAGACTTTGAGCGATGGAAATCCAATTCGCATTATTTCAACTAGAGACAAAAAAACAGGGCAGCCCTCGTCAGCCGTTTTTGACCTGCACAGCCTTAGAGTGTCGATTATTACTGCTATGTACGAAGAAGGTGTTCCACCTGAATACCTAATGAAAATTGTAGGTCATGCTACAGTATTGATGACGCTCTACTATACGAAGCTCAGTGCGGAAACATTGAGCCTTCGGATAGATGAAGCGCTGATAGAGCATCAACGCAAGTCACAGTCAGAAATGGCTGGCTTCATCAAGCGAGCTAGCCGACAAGAACTGGAGGACGCCTTCGCCTTCCGACACCCTTCGGCTCTGGATGCGGCGGCAAGCGGCACCGGAGTCGGCTTGCTGGTCATGGATCATGGCATCTGCCCTGTATCTGCGAGCCGCTGCCATGAAGGGTTGGCGGTTTGCGACCCCGCAAAGAGTGTCACCCGTTTTCAGGCTGTACCGGGTGGTGCGACTAATTGTTCTCGCTGTCGATTTTTCATGACTGGCCCTGCATTCCTGATTGGACTGGAGGCTCATGTAAACGACTTGGCTTATCGCCTCAAGAAGGCATCGTTTGCCTTCGAGAAGACCCAGGAGAAATTTGACGCATTGGCCGATGCCTACGCAGCCGCTCTTGACGAAGGCGAGCCATTCCATCGGCAGCGGGAGTTAGAGATTGCCGAGTGTGCTTTTGAATCAGCTACAACTGAGGTTGATAACATTGCTTTGAGTCTGCAAGCCGCTTACGCGCTGACTGAGCAATGCATCCGCATTAGTGCGCAGGACAGGGGCAACGGTTTGTCATTAGTTGTAGTTGGTGGCACAGGCCAATTGGAGGCGGTATTGTCAGAAGGGCATGAGTTTGAACAGCTCAACCGTATCTGCGTGAATGCAACCCTGTTCGATGGATTGAACATCAACTGGCAACAGCCTAATTTGGAACGGGCACGGTTATTTGACCGGATGCTGCGCAATTCCGGTCACGAGTCCCGATTCTTTTTATTGAATGATGAAGACGCCTTGCACGTAGCCAACGCCATGGCGCAATTTCTCTATGCTCGTTTGGATGCCAGCACCGTTCATGCATTGGTAGACGGACGCACCACGCTGCGTGCAGTTGGCTTGGAGGAAGCTTTCGTCTCCCAGTTGGATAACCTAAAACCCAGTACTTTTGCCACAAACATCTTGGGGCTAGCATGA
- the gmtX gene encoding gamma-mobile-trio protein GmtX: protein MTLNHQATTTDILKNARQLYKAHRAATNKASKAENLDRVWEVLETIRDEGFRDYSLAEIGRRLERVGGPKTQSLRNSQGSDYREIISAYAHAVSGSTRYVAKTKSNLEQALELITDPSIRATIRIALDEAKRLKVVNDNLHAAFKALKVGTTLVPQASVDTVPALLAPIQESKSLSPRFLRALRKGIDSTRLAQQGLHVGEEGGIENEHGDKIFPPAFVFAIQALLGQNE from the coding sequence ATGACACTAAATCATCAAGCCACAACAACAGATATTCTAAAAAACGCTCGTCAACTATACAAGGCCCACCGCGCCGCAACCAATAAGGCTTCCAAGGCCGAAAATTTAGATAGGGTGTGGGAAGTTCTGGAAACTATCCGTGATGAAGGTTTTCGGGATTATTCCTTAGCTGAAATTGGGCGCCGATTGGAGAGAGTTGGCGGGCCGAAGACTCAAAGCCTGCGGAATTCACAAGGTTCCGATTACCGTGAGATTATTTCAGCATACGCTCATGCCGTCAGCGGCTCGACTCGGTATGTAGCAAAAACAAAATCGAACCTAGAACAGGCTCTTGAACTTATCACTGACCCCAGTATTAGAGCAACTATTCGTATTGCGCTTGATGAGGCCAAGAGATTAAAGGTCGTCAATGACAATCTCCACGCAGCTTTTAAGGCGCTTAAAGTAGGTACGACATTAGTGCCTCAGGCGTCAGTCGATACTGTGCCAGCGTTGCTTGCTCCAATCCAAGAATCAAAAAGTCTGTCTCCCAGATTTCTTAGAGCCTTGCGCAAAGGGATTGATAGTACTCGACTGGCCCAGCAAGGGTTACATGTGGGTGAGGAGGGAGGTATTGAAAACGAGCATGGTGACAAGATTTTCCCGCCGGCTTTTGTTTTTGCCATCCAGGCGTTACTCGGCCAAAACGAGTAG
- a CDS encoding VPA1269 family protein, translating into MNQICQLDQYSAVVSELTGRTVYINDSMDRYLISPEVDLSKVAIAATDWQKRVEAVRPRVSPGLCSAVAALINCSTREAVASALHVVLVDEFRDRKANASVTRCQPLMVTLMLQLWSCGAVAWPVKEQVPFASPTLNLNNPGLTEQPLSYLTRIHEYLKRSKSQGTANFQFILDQILSRVGIAGIGDLTPKTFYLSEDRSRLNKMRGPGIQGVLSVLHDEHYERTIDWTPEDFGFLQAKMGHLARDDNFTWLVSKDPAMDEWAKLGIEHLQSYTTNFRKRKSSINNFLKHYLEHPELPRNPAEYFDIEHRPTALFHFPGNKGRQTMGVINEFLSQVLFKVCVLSDHNEVPILMPGFANPLPKLSYKNVNQCETHREAMPIRLMSLARHILTENDFAWAKESGRITDVFRRFNPETGEFETVWSPVRAFALLVKLLLPTRTYQLRMLDSGEGDFYRYRGDGTWEANLGVHRPTADGKSIGCGVFRRYTRKDGSEGALFYFNTNKTADVDSLVKGYVMPWEKKDVLQLLVELRDWQEEYNPLKGPTAWSDIVELKKVKHADDLAKMGSNFFLFRDPANGHRPDLPVTDIRIRGLWLKLMDEMERRLIKSDDALSNEANVKLILTRERGQPTSAAFDLHSMRVSVITAMYEAGMPPEYLMKIVGHATVLMTLYYTKLDTETMSLRMDEALLERQRKSQTEMAGFISRASRQELEQAVAFRHPSALDAAASGTSVGQLVMDHGICLVSARRCHEGLAISDPTTGVTRFQAVPGGATNCSRCRFFMTGPAFLVGLEAHVNDLAYRLKKASFAFEKTREKFDALADAYAAALDDGEPFQRQRELEIAECAFESATAEVDNIALSLQAAYALTEQCIRISAQDRGNGLSLVVVGGTGQLEAVLSEGHEFEQLNRICVNATLFDGLNINWQQPNLERARLFDRMLRNSGHESRFFLLNDEDTLHVANAMAQFLYARLDASTVHALVDGRTTLRAVGLDVAFMSQLDKLEPKTLGTQGASIP; encoded by the coding sequence ATGAACCAGATTTGCCAGCTTGATCAGTATTCTGCAGTTGTCAGTGAGCTTACTGGCCGAACTGTGTACATCAACGACTCGATGGACCGGTACTTGATTTCACCCGAAGTGGACCTTAGTAAGGTTGCAATAGCCGCAACTGATTGGCAGAAAAGAGTCGAAGCTGTTCGCCCTCGCGTGTCGCCTGGACTGTGCTCGGCTGTGGCTGCGCTTATAAATTGCAGTACTCGAGAGGCCGTGGCCAGCGCCTTGCACGTAGTTCTTGTTGATGAGTTTCGAGACCGCAAGGCCAACGCTTCTGTAACACGGTGCCAGCCTTTAATGGTCACACTGATGTTGCAGCTCTGGTCTTGTGGTGCTGTCGCCTGGCCGGTCAAAGAACAGGTGCCGTTTGCCTCCCCGACTCTGAACCTGAACAATCCAGGATTGACCGAGCAACCCTTGTCCTACCTGACGAGAATTCATGAATACCTCAAACGAAGCAAGAGCCAGGGGACGGCCAATTTTCAGTTCATCCTCGACCAGATCCTGTCCCGAGTCGGGATTGCCGGCATCGGCGACCTAACACCTAAAACGTTCTATCTTAGTGAGGACCGCAGTCGGCTAAACAAGATGCGTGGGCCTGGAATTCAGGGCGTACTGAGCGTTTTACACGATGAGCATTATGAGCGAACCATTGACTGGACCCCCGAAGACTTTGGGTTCCTCCAAGCCAAGATGGGCCACCTGGCTCGGGATGACAACTTCACCTGGCTGGTCTCGAAAGATCCTGCGATGGACGAGTGGGCGAAGTTGGGCATTGAGCACCTGCAGTCCTATACGACGAATTTCCGTAAACGCAAGTCGTCTATCAACAATTTTCTGAAGCACTATCTGGAGCACCCTGAGCTTCCACGCAATCCCGCTGAGTACTTCGACATTGAGCACCGACCAACAGCATTGTTTCACTTCCCAGGAAACAAGGGGCGCCAAACCATGGGAGTCATCAATGAGTTTCTGAGTCAGGTTTTGTTCAAGGTATGTGTTCTGTCAGATCACAACGAAGTGCCCATTTTAATGCCCGGTTTTGCAAACCCACTCCCCAAACTGAGTTACAAGAATGTAAATCAATGCGAAACACACCGGGAAGCAATGCCAATTCGGCTGATGAGTCTTGCAAGGCACATTCTGACGGAAAATGATTTTGCCTGGGCGAAAGAGTCAGGCCGTATCACGGATGTTTTCCGCCGATTCAACCCCGAAACTGGAGAGTTTGAGACCGTGTGGAGCCCTGTACGGGCTTTTGCGCTCCTCGTTAAACTCCTGCTGCCTACTCGAACCTATCAGCTTCGGATGCTTGATAGCGGAGAGGGGGATTTCTATCGCTATCGGGGTGACGGGACGTGGGAAGCGAATCTGGGGGTCCACCGCCCAACCGCTGATGGAAAGTCTATAGGGTGCGGAGTATTCCGGCGGTATACACGGAAAGACGGAAGCGAAGGTGCGCTATTTTACTTCAATACGAACAAGACGGCCGATGTTGATAGCCTAGTGAAGGGCTATGTTATGCCCTGGGAAAAGAAGGATGTCCTACAACTGCTGGTTGAGCTGAGAGACTGGCAAGAGGAGTACAACCCTCTCAAAGGGCCTACAGCGTGGTCCGACATTGTCGAATTGAAGAAGGTCAAGCATGCCGATGATTTGGCTAAGATGGGGTCTAACTTTTTCCTGTTCAGAGACCCGGCCAACGGACATCGTCCTGATCTGCCGGTAACCGACATTCGAATACGTGGGCTGTGGCTGAAGCTCATGGATGAAATGGAGCGTCGTCTGATAAAGTCTGATGATGCGCTTAGCAATGAAGCCAATGTCAAATTGATACTGACCCGTGAAAGGGGCCAGCCCACGTCGGCTGCATTTGACCTGCATAGTATGCGAGTATCGGTTATTACTGCGATGTACGAAGCGGGAATGCCGCCGGAATACTTGATGAAGATCGTTGGCCACGCTACGGTGCTGATGACCCTTTACTACACAAAACTCGATACTGAAACAATGAGTCTTCGGATGGATGAAGCTCTTTTGGAGCGTCAACGTAAGTCGCAAACCGAAATGGCTGGCTTCATCAGTCGAGCGAGCCGACAGGAACTGGAGCAGGCCGTCGCCTTCCGACACCCTTCGGCGCTGGATGCTGCGGCAAGCGGCACCAGCGTCGGCCAGCTAGTCATGGATCATGGCATCTGCCTAGTATCCGCCCGCCGTTGTCATGAAGGTTTGGCGATCTCCGACCCAACTACGGGTGTTACCCGTTTCCAGGCTGTACCGGGCGGTGCGACCAATTGTTCTCGCTGTCGATTTTTCATGACTGGCCCGGCATTCCTGGTTGGACTGGAGGCCCATGTAAACGACTTGGCTTATCGCCTCAAGAAGGCATCGTTTGCCTTCGAGAAGACCCGGGAGAAATTTGACGCATTGGCCGATGCCTACGCCGCCGCTCTTGACGATGGCGAGCCATTTCAGCGGCAGCGGGAGCTAGAGATTGCCGAGTGTGCTTTTGAATCAGCTACAGCGGAGGTTGATAACATTGCTTTGAGTCTGCAAGCCGCTTACGCGCTGACTGAGCAATGCATCCGCATTAGTGCGCAGGACAGGGGCAACGGTTTGTCATTAGTAGTAGTTGGCGGCACAGGCCAATTGGAGGCGGTATTGTCAGAAGGGCATGAGTTTGAACAGCTCAACCGTATCTGCGTGAATGCAACCCTGTTCGATGGATTGAACATCAACTGGCAACAGCCTAATTTGGAACGAGCACGGTTATTTGACCGGATGCTGCGCAATTCCGGTCACGAGTCCCGGTTCTTTCTATTGAATGATGAAGACACCTTGCATGTAGCCAACGCCATGGCGCAATTTCTCTATGCTCGTTTGGATGCCAGCACCGTTCATGCATTGGTAGACGGACGCACCACGCTGCGTGCAGTTGGCTTGGATGTAGCCTTCATGTCCCAATTGGATAAGCTAGAGCCCAAGACTCTCGGCACCCAAGGCGCATCAATACCGTAA
- a CDS encoding CDGSH iron-sulfur domain-containing protein, which translates to MARIVKITRTGPYPVTVGEKTKYICGCGLSKKQPFCDGTHKTTAKTEEPEKFYWYDVQGSRHEVKENHPDLHAPSE; encoded by the coding sequence ATGGCAAGAATCGTCAAAATAACCCGGACAGGTCCGTATCCCGTGACGGTGGGCGAGAAAACTAAGTACATATGCGGCTGTGGCTTGTCGAAGAAGCAGCCGTTTTGTGACGGTACTCATAAAACCACCGCAAAGACTGAAGAGCCCGAAAAGTTTTACTGGTACGACGTGCAAGGAAGCCGTCACGAAGTGAAAGAGAACCATCCCGACCTGCACGCACCGTCGGAGTAG
- a CDS encoding NADPH-dependent assimilatory sulfite reductase hemoprotein subunit, which produces MSQKHISKELSRNEHIKAASGYLRGTLSEGLHEEITGAIIEDDAQLVKFHGMYLQDDRDLRSERGRKKMEKAFSFMIRVRVPGGVCTPQQWLTMDHIARTYGNGTMRLTTRQTFQLHGIIKSNLKTTMREMDAALLTTIAACGDVNRNVMCNPNPYQSPAHAASLTLARALSDHLLPRTTAYREIWLDGERIAGGEDEDEVVEPIYGKTYLPRKFKIVIAVPPSNDVDIYAHDLGFIAILDQQRQINDDYNFTLGNQHVIEGYNVTVGGGMAMTHGETQTYPRTADVMGYCRAEQVLSVAEAVVTVQRDWGDRIERKHARLKYTIEDRGLDAFRAEVELRSGVTLEAAKPFTFTSTGDRYGWTESDRSDESGNDYAHLTLFIENGRVKDVPGGAQWLTGLRRIAEQHDGDYRLTANQNLIIANVPKAQRRAIEALVAEHRLTTDASALRRNAMSCVALPTCGLALAESERYLPELVTALEERLAGHGLAKKDIVIRMTGCPNGCSRPYIAEIGLVGKGPGRYNLYLGAAFDGSRLAKLYAENLDHGSIIANLEPIFAAYQRERQDGEHFGDYTLRAGFIAATVNSADFHQNTGARR; this is translated from the coding sequence ATGAGCCAAAAACACATAAGCAAAGAGCTCTCACGCAACGAGCACATTAAGGCCGCCAGCGGGTATCTGCGCGGCACGCTCAGCGAAGGCCTGCACGAGGAGATCACCGGCGCGATCATCGAGGATGATGCGCAGCTGGTGAAGTTCCATGGCATGTACCTGCAAGACGACCGCGATCTGCGCAGCGAGCGTGGGCGCAAGAAAATGGAGAAGGCCTTCTCCTTTATGATTCGTGTGCGGGTGCCCGGCGGCGTCTGTACCCCGCAGCAATGGCTGACCATGGACCATATCGCGCGCACCTACGGCAACGGCACGATGCGCCTGACCACGCGGCAGACTTTTCAGTTGCACGGCATCATCAAGTCGAACCTGAAAACGACGATGCGCGAGATGGACGCCGCGCTGCTGACCACTATTGCGGCCTGCGGTGACGTGAATCGCAACGTGATGTGCAATCCGAACCCCTATCAGTCACCCGCCCACGCCGCTTCGCTCACGCTCGCCCGTGCCCTGTCCGACCATTTATTGCCGCGCACGACGGCCTATCGTGAGATCTGGCTGGATGGCGAGCGCATCGCCGGTGGTGAGGATGAGGATGAGGTGGTCGAGCCGATCTACGGCAAAACCTACCTGCCGCGCAAATTCAAAATCGTCATCGCCGTGCCGCCGTCGAACGACGTCGACATCTATGCGCATGACCTCGGCTTTATCGCCATCCTCGACCAGCAGCGTCAGATCAATGACGACTATAACTTCACGCTCGGCAACCAGCATGTGATCGAGGGCTATAACGTCACGGTTGGCGGTGGCATGGCCATGACCCATGGCGAGACGCAGACGTATCCGCGCACAGCCGACGTCATGGGCTATTGCCGAGCGGAGCAGGTGCTTTCCGTGGCCGAAGCCGTTGTCACCGTACAGCGCGACTGGGGCGACCGTATCGAGCGCAAGCATGCGCGCCTGAAATACACGATTGAGGATCGCGGTCTGGATGCCTTCCGTGCCGAGGTCGAACTGCGCAGTGGCGTCACGCTGGAAGCAGCCAAGCCGTTCACCTTCACCTCAACCGGCGACCGCTACGGCTGGACCGAAAGTGACCGAAGCGACGAAAGCGGCAACGACTACGCGCACCTGACGCTGTTTATCGAGAACGGCCGTGTCAAGGATGTGCCGGGCGGCGCGCAATGGCTGACCGGCCTGCGGCGGATCGCCGAGCAGCATGACGGCGACTATCGCCTCACCGCCAACCAGAACCTGATCATCGCCAACGTCCCGAAGGCGCAGCGCCGGGCCATCGAAGCGCTGGTCGCTGAGCATCGGCTGACAACCGACGCCTCGGCCCTGCGGCGCAATGCGATGTCCTGCGTCGCGCTGCCGACCTGCGGGCTCGCACTCGCCGAAAGCGAACGCTATCTGCCCGAGCTCGTCACTGCGCTGGAAGAGCGTCTGGCCGGGCACGGGCTGGCCAAGAAGGACATCGTGATCCGCATGACCGGCTGCCCCAACGGTTGCTCGCGGCCGTATATCGCCGAGATCGGTTTGGTCGGCAAAGGCCCAGGCCGCTATAACCTCTATCTGGGGGCCGCTTTCGACGGCTCACGACTGGCCAAGCTCTACGCCGAAAATCTCGACCACGGCTCGATCATCGCCAATCTAGAACCGATCTTCGCTGCTTACCAGCGCGAGCGGCAGGACGGCGAACACTTCGGCGATTACACCCTCCGTGCGGGTTTTATCGCCGCGACCGTCAACAGCGCCGATTTCCATCAGAACACCGGAGCGCGCCGCTAA